The following proteins are encoded in a genomic region of Synechococcus sp. CBW1002:
- a CDS encoding DUF3307 domain-containing protein has translation MAQTAIILVRMFPMCRAVVNDPAVTFNLFLMLAMGHLVGDFALQSDRMAVEKCPGCDVVLSWRWWLTAHAAIHGFLVAWITGVPLLGLAEWGIHTFIDLGKCRGLYRLNTDQFLHILCKALWAGLATIPMFASGWRG, from the coding sequence TTGGCGCAAACCGCGATCATTCTGGTGCGAATGTTCCCCATGTGCCGAGCGGTCGTGAATGATCCCGCAGTGACCTTCAACCTGTTTCTGATGCTCGCCATGGGGCATTTAGTGGGGGATTTCGCGCTGCAGAGCGATCGCATGGCGGTCGAGAAGTGCCCAGGCTGCGATGTGGTGCTCTCCTGGCGCTGGTGGCTCACCGCCCATGCCGCCATCCACGGCTTCCTGGTGGCCTGGATCACCGGCGTGCCACTGCTGGGTCTGGCGGAATGGGGAATCCACACGTTCATCGACCTGGGCAAGTGCCGCGGCCTGTACCGGCTCAACACCGATCAGTTTCTCCATATTCTCTGCAAAGCCCTGTGGGCGGGGCTGGCCACAATCCCTATGTTTGCTTCAGGGTGGAGGGGATGA
- a CDS encoding adenylate/guanylate cyclase domain-containing protein — protein sequence MGRWSFALPSRDRIRSRILTLLKGMAPYGMAALLLLGLQRSRIAETLDLLLYDLVTSQRPAPAGKALPITMIGLDESDIQAYGWPIEDGLLCRAIERLGQEGAVAIGLDLYRDKGMGPNQACLRQLVQSEPRLVTIFNVAEGIEPIPGAPPERQSFNDLVVDADGVMRRDLVHVAGQDEATVSLALRLAEVASGSKTLRGTLDQGSAPGPWLETESGGYRGLDAAGYQQMLPFRQPGSFPTWNLQALLAGQVPATQIQGHIVLIGSTAPSLRDLFEIPHTRFTSGAKQLLMPGVEIHALRVAALLERQNGDLRLHVWTSSGQLDLALELLAVVLGIGLGEAFRTLRRSVVAVALVGLGLAGGLMALLWLQHAWIGAVTPLAGLSLMAGAGWLRRGAASQQQRQQIQRLLGQTTSPAVAKQLWEQREELLSDGRFEGRQLPVTILFSDTCSFTSVSEQLQPAELLSWLNRGMAYCVPAITKRGGMVNKFTGDGFLAVFGAPVSNSPRADARAAIETALDIQNGLDTINQELAREGAPAMHLRIGIHSGEVLAGSMGSSERLEYAVIGDTVNCASRLESIDKTRQDNICRVLVSSATRALLPEDWALEWEHWGELQVKGRQEPLDIWELRGAALRDSAPAAPPATPH from the coding sequence ATGGGTCGCTGGAGCTTTGCCCTGCCGAGCCGTGATCGGATCCGCAGCCGCATCCTGACCCTGCTCAAGGGTATGGCCCCCTACGGCATGGCGGCCCTGCTGCTGCTGGGCCTGCAGCGCAGCCGGATCGCCGAAACCCTTGATCTCCTCCTCTACGACCTGGTCACCAGTCAACGCCCGGCGCCGGCTGGCAAGGCTCTGCCGATCACCATGATCGGCCTGGATGAGTCCGACATCCAGGCCTACGGCTGGCCGATCGAGGATGGCCTGCTCTGCCGGGCCATCGAGCGGCTGGGGCAGGAGGGGGCGGTGGCGATCGGCCTGGATCTGTACCGCGACAAAGGCATGGGGCCGAACCAGGCCTGCCTGCGGCAGCTGGTGCAGAGCGAGCCCCGTCTGGTCACGATCTTCAACGTGGCCGAGGGCATCGAGCCGATCCCCGGAGCTCCCCCCGAACGGCAGAGCTTCAACGATCTGGTGGTGGATGCCGATGGGGTGATGCGCCGCGATCTGGTCCACGTGGCCGGGCAGGATGAAGCCACCGTGTCCCTGGCCCTGCGGCTGGCGGAGGTGGCCAGCGGCAGCAAGACCCTGCGCGGCACTCTCGATCAGGGCTCGGCGCCTGGCCCCTGGCTGGAGACCGAGTCCGGCGGATACCGCGGGCTCGATGCAGCGGGCTACCAGCAGATGCTGCCGTTCCGCCAACCGGGCAGCTTTCCCACCTGGAATCTGCAGGCCCTGCTGGCGGGCCAGGTACCGGCGACGCAGATCCAGGGTCACATCGTGCTGATCGGCAGCACGGCGCCATCCCTGCGGGATCTGTTCGAGATTCCCCACACCCGCTTCACCAGTGGTGCCAAGCAGCTGCTGATGCCAGGCGTGGAGATCCATGCCCTGCGGGTGGCGGCCCTGCTGGAACGACAGAATGGCGATCTGCGGCTGCATGTCTGGACCTCTTCAGGCCAGCTGGACCTGGCCCTGGAACTGCTGGCCGTGGTGCTCGGGATCGGCCTCGGGGAGGCCTTCAGGACCCTGCGGCGCAGTGTGGTGGCGGTGGCTCTGGTGGGGCTGGGACTGGCCGGGGGGCTGATGGCACTGCTTTGGCTTCAGCACGCCTGGATCGGTGCCGTCACCCCCCTGGCCGGCCTCTCTCTGATGGCCGGTGCCGGCTGGTTGCGCCGCGGCGCCGCCAGCCAGCAGCAACGCCAGCAGATTCAGCGGCTGCTGGGCCAGACCACCTCCCCGGCGGTGGCCAAGCAGCTCTGGGAGCAGCGAGAGGAGTTGCTGAGCGACGGACGCTTCGAGGGCCGCCAGCTGCCGGTCACGATTCTGTTCTCCGATACCTGCAGCTTCACCAGCGTGTCCGAGCAGCTCCAGCCAGCTGAACTGCTCAGCTGGCTGAACCGGGGGATGGCCTACTGCGTTCCGGCGATCACCAAACGGGGCGGCATGGTGAACAAGTTCACCGGCGACGGCTTCCTGGCCGTGTTCGGAGCACCGGTGAGCAACAGCCCCAGGGCCGATGCCCGTGCCGCGATCGAAACCGCCCTGGACATTCAGAACGGCCTGGACACCATCAACCAGGAGCTGGCCCGCGAAGGGGCCCCGGCGATGCACCTGCGCATCGGCATCCACTCCGGGGAAGTGCTGGCCGGTTCGATGGGCAGCAGTGAACGCCTGGAATATGCCGTGATCGGCGACACCGTGAACTGCGCCTCCCGGCTGGAGAGCATCGACAAAACCCGCCAGGACAACATCTGCCGGGTGCTGGTGTCATCGGCGACCCGGGCGCTACTGCCTGAAGACTGGGCCCTGGAGTGGGAGCACTGGGGCGAGCTGCAGGTGAAGGGCCGGCAGGAGCCACTCGACATCTGGGAGCTGCGCGGCGCAGCGCTCAGAGACAGCGCACCGGCAGCTCCGCCGGCCACTCCCCATTGA